The Nakaseomyces glabratus chromosome H, complete sequence genome segment TTTCTGTTCATTACAAGGCGAATACTACCATTTGTGCTATCTATATCATTATCCATTTCGGTTAGTTCATTTTTAATCTCTGTCAATTTGGCGCTAATTTCAAGTAACTGTCTCTTCGATAATGCAACAGTTTGTAGTAATTCTAACCTCGATTTTTTGCTTTGCTCAAGATAGCCACCCGTCAGGACACCTTTTCCGTCAACGCGATCACCATCTAAAGTAATGCAAGACAATTTATATTGTTTCGAAATTGACAACCCATTTGTCAAGTCCTTAACAACCAAAGCACGTCCAAAAACTTGCTTCACAACACAGTCAAATTGCATATCATACTTGATTTTCTTGATTAAAGGTGTGCATGGTATATTTGGATCAGATGGATAATCAATGTTCTGATTGCCATTTTTCAACTTGTTAAGCGGCATAAATGTAACTCGACCACCTTTCATTCTGAATAATTCGTTCATGAGTATGCTGGCTGTTTCATCGGTATCGACTACTACATGAAATAACGAGTTTCCACCAATCACTTCTGCACAGACTTTGtatttttcattaactTGTATCAACTCACCAACAGTGCCAAAAACAGATTCTGTTCCTAGATTTAGCCTTTCACAAATTTCTTTCACGTTTTTGAAACCATTTGCTAAAGATCTACTCATTGTTTCATTTAAAGatctttcattttctttgactTCATTTACAAGAGAATCCGAAATCATCTGAAGTTTTTGCTCTTCACGCCATTTTTCCTTTCGTGCATCAATGTTTGCCGTATACTTTCTTCTGAGATTAATCAATTCCTTCTCGATATCCTCAATTTCTGCTTTGATACCAGGACCATTGAGAGAATCTTCTAGCTCTTCTATATTGTTTTCTGACTCATTGATTTTTACATCAATAGAGGATTTCTGTTCCTTCAACTCAGTAGTTGATGCTTTCATGGTATTTATCGATTCGCTGAGttcctttatttttgaattaatCCATtcatctctttcttctttagatTTGAATCTTGCATAACTTCCCTTCTTTAGAAGAAAGTTGTTCTGTTTTTCTATACATTCCTTCAGATGATgttttatcaatttctcCTCTGATTGCAACTGGTCAAATCTAGGACTGATCTTTCTCctctttgattttttggAATCTATTATTTCTGTTATCAGTTTCAAATTCTTGCGATCATTGTCATGTTGCTCtttgttttgtttaatCTTTTCCTTTATATCTTTCAGTTGCAATTTAATTGCTTCTGATCTTTCAAGACTTTCCTCCAAAATTGCCTTAGCTTGTTCAAGATCAACAGTTGCTTTCAGTTTTAATGATTTTTGtaaatttttgatttcttcatttaCCTCTTTAATCATGTTCTCTCTTTTTTCCAATTCCAAAATATACTTCTTCGAGGACCCCAGAGTGTCGTTGTAATCACCGTCCAAGCTTTCGATCTGTGAGATTATATCTTGTAATTCCCTATCGTGTAATGTATATCTAAGAACTTTTCTATCTCTTTCCAGGCTGTTGTATTTCTCAAgctcttttctttccttttccaTTTCGTTGAGTTTAGACTCGAGCTCCTCCATTTCCGCCGATATTTGCGCTCTTTTCTGTTCAGTTTCATCCATTTGCTTCATTGACGCTTTTAGTTTGACTTCGAAAGATTTGGCACCGACTACTTCTTCTAACAGTTGTAGTCTTTCTTTATCCTTTGCATTAGTGAGCGAGACAATTCTGCCCTGTGGGACTATATTATATGGGTTGCTCATATAGAAGCCCGCACTTTCCAACATCCTAACTAAATCACCTTTAGTGACATTCCTGTCATTAACTTGGTAGtcatctttcttcaaaCCTACTGTTCTTCTTATACGCACTTCATCAGAACTGCCATTGCTATTTATACCAGTGGGTGCAATGATGCTATGTTCAGGGTCATGGAAAACAATCTCCACAGAGGCACTCATGACTGAGGCCCCAGCTCCTTGGTGTATCAACCCTTGACGCTCCTCACGTTTCAAGTTGCTGTAATCATCACTCAGCACAAACCTCACAGCGGCAAAGAAGTTGGACTTACCAGAACCGTTAGCACCAATCACAACATTGTGATGCGGCGAAAAATCACCAATTATCGTCTCATTCCGATAAGTCTTGAAACCCTTTATGATAACACGCTTGATATACATCGCAATATATACCTTTCTATCTTAGCTCAGCTTCGAAGAGTGTTGGTGGAATAGCACAGCAAGTAATAGTAACAGGTAGTTGCTTCTGTATTTGCACCACCAGTAAGTAGTTCCTGGTATAAcagtttcaaaatatctttAGAAACCTTATAAAGCAACAAGCGCCGATAGCGATCCCAGATCTGAAAGACTTTCAAACTGAAAGCTTCAAATGAAACACgaaaattaatatttagaAAAACTAAAAGTACTTGACGCGTCGTATAAATATTGCATTCAACGATTGTGGTCACatgtatattatattttacgATATATCATATGACCTCATGTTTCGTCAACTATCATATACATTTTTGACTAGCATAGAGGATTTTGCATTTGATGTACTTGGAGGTAGTAACTAAACAGATTGTTATGAATACTGTGTATATTGGCCTCGAAGCAGGTAGCTATTGAGTGTCCAATTTTGAACTTCTGTGGAAGCAATTGATAAGGATAGCAGCTGTTACCTCgatttttatttcctcGGGTGAGTTTTATTTGTTACTGGTACAATTGTTATAGGTCTAGAAAGGATTTAACTTGCATAGGGTTTGTTCTTTGCTCAGGTTACAGTTTTACAAAATACATTTAACTTGTTTGAAAAAGGTGGGAAAACTAAATGGTTGTACTTCGAAAGCTTTTTGGTTTGGTTCCCTTGATTGGGTTTACCATTGCGGAAAGTACGTGTGAATATAAGGCCTTAAGCAACGAGGCTCAAAGCTTGAAGAATGACATTGATTCCTTGAACAGCTATGACACCTTGATAAGCATAGTAGAAGAATGTCTCGTGGCAGATAAGCATAAGGACTACGACGACCTGATAAAACTGTCGTACCAATTATACTACAAAAATGGTTTGATACAACTGTCGGCAGGAAGATATCATAAGGCCGTGGCGCTGTTTGAGAGGGCGCTCGGTGGAAATACGAATACTGGTGATTCTTATTTCCTACTTATTGCGAAGAAGTTGCAGCAGATTTATATAGATTTCGGATTATGGAGTAATATAACATCCACTACTCTGCCTATTACTGAGAAAATTGATCCTGCACTAAAAGAAACATATGAGGAGAGACAAAGAGTGTATCATGATACTTTAAATCGGATCAAAGAAACGttttcaaaaaacaaaaatgaacAGCACCTTGAAGAACTCTTTGATTCATTGACAGAAATATCTCCCTATAACCGTGAGGTCATATATATGGCCATTGATTATTACAATGCTAATATTATTACCAATAATAGGGTTGACCTAACAAGAGTtataaaattgaaggagAAATATGAAACATTACTGGAAGTGCATAGTACTTCGCTTACCCTGAACGAAAGGCTCGAAACTCATTTCAAGATTTCGGTaatccaaatatttttgttagGACAGGATCCTCTTATTCAAGGAAGTTCTTCTCATTTGAGAAGATGTCTAAATATTGACATGGACTATGGTCCATGTAAAGATTTGATCAAGCTAAGTTCTCGTTTGAACAAGGTAAATCCCGACATGAGGCTGGTGAAAGATCCCGAGGCATATAAAAATGGGCATATTATAATTGAAGATTGGAAAAATGTTGTAGACTTCTATATTAACAATAAGCCctctttgaaattatttacCTTAATGAAAGGTGCCAAATTTGACACTAAAACTAACTATGATTTGTTGAAAAGGCTTCAGTTCCATCTGCTCTCTACATTAACTGgacaacaagaacaaccAGAAAAGTTGATCACAATGTTTTTTGTAAACTTAGATGTGATACTTTGTCAAGCgtcttctttcttgtcaaaaaaggataaaaagGAAACATCTAAAATGTGTTTACATGCTCTAAGCAGTATTGGTCTCGAGACAAAAGAAGCTTATCGCGAAAGTTTGTCAAATGGATCGCCTCTGCCGGCTGAAACTGTTATTGATCTATGGAATTCTTATCCACACATGCTTATCTACACCATGACTAATATTGTTAAGAAGTATGGTAAAAAACAAAGAGGTAGTGACAATTTGGTTGAACAGGTGAGCAAATTTTGGAATGAAAATAACTTGAGGGAAAGTAAAAATCCATATGTTGTAAACTTGAATAACTTAATGGAAAAAGTGGATAAGAACAAGAGGGAGCAGCAGTTTAgacaacaacagcagcaacaacaaaggTTTTttcaacagcaacagcaacagcaacaaagatatcaacaacagcagGCCAGTGGGTTAACTGATAGCCAAACTGCTAAAAATTATTACCAAATTTTAGGTATAAAACCTGAAGCATCTGATAAGGAAATTCGTAAGGCCTATTTAAGTTTGACTAAAAAGTATCATCCAGATAAGCAAGGTAAACAACTAtcagaagaggaagaaaagaagaatgaCGAGAAGATGTCAGAGATTAATGAAGCGTATGAAGTAttaaatgatgaagaaaaaaggaaGGAATATGACTCTATCAGATCAGGATCGAGGCAGTTTCAACCTAGAAACAATTTTAGAACTAACCAGAGAAGAGGTGGTTATCAAGGCTTCCAAGGTGGATTTCCGGGAGGCTTTCCGGGCGGCTTTCCATTTGGTAGtggttttggtttttaAGGCGTGTTTTAGAGCACCACAAAATCGAATAATAGATTTTATCTTTAATTGTGATAATATGTGAACAAAGATGGTGATTTCATTGAAAAGTTGTTAttcctttttcttattGGTTTTAAGTCGGGCAAAGTTTGTTCTGGAATATCAGGAAAGAATATAAATAGCACAAATAATGTGATTGTTTTTTGTTGGCgttgatattattcatgAACATGAAAGAATTATTCATTAAAGTGtatatatcattattttataGAGTTATTAACAATTATAGTCGATGTCTAAGAATGACAATTCTAAAATAGTTTTAAATAAAGTGGCATTTTTGCTagatttcttcttcgtcTCCATCAACTACTCCACCATCCGTATTGGCAGAATCATGAATCTCTCGAAGTTTATCCATCGTCCTCACTATAAATGGTCGAAGTTCATTAATTTCTAGCAAACTCAGATTATCAAGTTGTAAATGAGATGCATTTAATTGTTTTAAACCTTTCAGCACTTTCGTTTGTCTTATTTCTCGGAGGTCTTGAACTTTGCTACGCAATTCATGTACTGGATCATGAAAATCATCTGCTGCTTTTGCAAACAGTACATTGGCGATTACCAACCAATTCCATGGTAAATCGCAAAACCTATCTGAGTTATTCGTTTCTTGTTGGATCTTACGATTAAGTTCGCGTAATGTCAGCCAGGAGGGAGCCACTATACTacatttgttttgttgtttcAATAACAACGCTATCCACAGCTTTACTTCAGTAGACCTCATCGCTACCATATTATTCAAGTTGTCGTTTTCAGTGGTTAACATACTCCATTTTGTATCCACATCACCGTATGCTCCTCTGTTCTTATCCCTCCGTTTCTGTCTCGTAGTTATACGGGGAAATATCTTAACTGTCTCTTCTTCCACTAGAAACTGCACTTCTTCTGGACTGAATGTCTCTTGCAAATGAGCAGGCAATGCCATTTTTCACttaattttataattaGCCAAACTTGCCCTCAACTATATTAAACCCTAGCCTATTACTACTTGTTGATTGCGCTAAATAATTACTCCACTAGTGATGCTACTGCAGTTCATAATACAAGTAGTTATTGCATGTCAATTTCGTGATTCCCACTCTAAGCTTTTCACAACATCAgtgaatttttgaaaaaatattgcgatgagcttgaaaTTAAGGTAACGAGCTCTATTTTATACAAAGAATATTGAGTAGCTCAGTAGTTTCTGTACCATTATTAAGTTCTCTAAAGGTTCTAGTCTATTATTCTATTGTTAGTGACGCTCAATTGTATAGCTGGGTGGAATGTGGGCTCACTTGTTCAAGCATGGATTCAAGTATGAGCAACAAAACTCGTTGTCCAAGAGCCTTATTCTGAGTGTTTTAAACTCTACTGCTACAAAGCGAGAAGCGAAGGATTACTTGATCAAGTATGCTAATGGATCTTCAAACTATCACTATTTATTGCTGATCAGAAATATCGCCACGCAGAGTGAGAGGTCTTTACATAGACTTTCGGACTCGATAAGACGGTTGAAATTCCTCGGTATTAGTCCCGTATGTGTTCTTTTACCCTCAGGTAGAATACAAACGGAGGTTGAAAAAATGGATAAGCTCATAACTCTATCACAATTGAAACCCTTAGTTTTGGACTACGGATTGTCTAGGGCTTTTGACGGAAGTTATGAGTCAATCATGCAGACTGCACTTGATACCGAGTATTGCACCACAAGAGGTATTGTGCCAATTGTGAAgccatatatatatgaccAGAGCACTGCTTCCCGTGGGTTAATTTCAGATCCTGTGCTGTTTATGGACCAGTTATCTAGGGATAGCTCTTTAaagtttgataaattttttattctgaATAGAAGTGGTGGTATCCCATCTGGTGAACGTAACCAAAATTCgcatatatttataaacCTTTCTCAAGAGTATCAGAAGATACATAGAACATTGACAAGTTCTATTAGAACTATAGTGGAAAGACAACCAAGAAGTGAAGATTTGCTCGATAGGTTGGAACTATATGTTAGGGAAAGTGACATAATATCTTTGGAGGCGGAGTATAAGGAGCACATGGAGAACTTACAACTGATGAATACAGTCTTATCCAACTTGTCTTCTAGTGCTACTGGAGTTATAACAACTATTAACGCTGCGTCCTCGCCATCTGATACTGTTAATCCACTCGTTCATAACCTCCTTACAGATCGATCAATtatctcttcttcactTCCCAGATTCAAGAATAAATCTGGAAACTTTTTAAGCCCAAGTGGTCAAGATTGGTATGAAATGCCAGTGGAGATAGAAACAGATGAGGAAACTCTACAAGGTGAAGATTCAGTATTCGTTACCACAGTGTTGAAGAAAGGTGTCGACATCAAAGAATTTGATTATTCTCATCTTACTAGTGAAAATACTGTCAATCTTCCTaaacaatttcaaatcaaGCTCCATGATGAAAGTACATACAATAATTCATGTTCAAAGTATAAACTGGACTTGGtaaaatttaaaaacaTAATTGATAAAAGTTTCGGAAGGGAACTTGATCTAAATCATTACCTAAACAGAATAAACGGAAAGATTGCAtctattatcattattgGCGATTATGAAGGAATAGCTATTCTAACTTACGAAGGACCACCGGATAATAAGTTTGTATATCTGGATAAATTTGCTGTTCTGCCACATTTGAAGGGCTCCCTCGGTATTtctgatattatttttaatctGATGTTTAAGAAGTTTCCTAGAGAGGTCGTTTGGAGAAGTCGTGCGAATAACGTCGTGAATAAATGGTACTTTCAAAGAAGTGTTGCCGTACTTGACCTTTCAATGGAACTAGATGAAGGTGATATGCAAGAAAGTGAGTTCAAGTTATTTTATCATGGAGATCCAGAATCTTCGCTCAAGTCTATTGTAGCAATAGATCGTTTAAGAGATCTAGCAAAATATGTGAGAAATATCAAGCCAAGCTGGGTCAAATAGAGGCAGTTTATGAAATCAATGACTATGTATTGTATGGTTGCATCGTGACGTAATGAGATTTaagtatttattattatatattcaatttgaaaaagacTTTAACAAGATAAACTGGTCTATAAATATCGGTTATTAAAACCTAATTAAAAAGTTCTTCCAAAAAGTCCCACTCTTGATCCAACGTATCTCTTCTATATTGTCGGCGAATCATAGGGACATTGTGTTTGATTGAAGTGTCTTCAGCAGTATCGTACCATACATCAACACCACcaacattttctttgaaatacttATCTGGCCTAACACTAATACCAGACCAATGAGCCTTATACCAGCCTTCATAACCACAAGCAATGACACTGTTTCTGGCTAGCTCACATAGATCAGCAGCATTGAGAAGATAGATACTGGCGGCTACACTATATTCTTCTATCATTGGCTCCATTGTGTATGAGGAATTAAACAAAACTGAATTAGATGACAAAGAGGTTTTCATTCCTAGCTTGAACATTCTCATAAATGGATTGGATCCATACGAGTGATCATCACTGACAGTAATATCCCTCTTTGTTATTTCACCCTGACAAAAACCAGTTAAAGAACTTAAATCTGATTTGTATTTTCTACCTTGCCTTTCTAATTGCATCGAAGGCATTGTAACGGATGATAATGGGGCAATTATAACTGGAACCTGCAGCAGGTAAAACAAATATGTTAGTAAGGCTGGTGCACTCCAGATATATTCAGCATTCATTAATCCTCCATTGCATAATAATAGATTACATATTAATGATTCTGTTTGATCTGTAATATATCTGTCGGTAAATTGGGACGATCGGTTATCTAAATCAGAGCAGTAACATCTTAAAGTAATACATGGCTCGCTCCTTCTATTCATCATATAATTGAAGTGACCTAATCGTTGATAGATATAGTACATGTAATAAGCAACTGGGGGGTTGTCACCTTGGGCTACCCATTCAGCAGGTGTTTGGTTAATGTCTGAAAACTCTTTCCAGAGGTAATCATCATTTTCGCTTATTACTAAATCGAGGgaacaaatatttgtaataAAGTAATGGAAATCCGGATTATTGTCAGAGTTGTTAGTGTGATCAAAAATAGGTTTAAATATCATGTCTAACATGTCATTAAAGCAAGTCACTCTACCCAGTTTGAACAGCTTTGAGTAAACTCTCGAAATTTGAACATTCCACCTTATATtatatgatattaaatTCCATCTCTTGATCCAATTTGAGAATTTGTACCACCAGTTATCTTCCTGAGAATCATAAAACTGGAAATCGACAGAAACTTGTCCAAGTTGATACTTGGATTTTTCCCAAGTATGTACTGTGTATTTTATGAATACTTCGGCAAAGTATTCTCCTTCTAATATGTTGTCAAACTCAAGAAAAGTTTTGGCCAATAAGAAGAAACGCAATTCCTTTCCTTCAAGTTGTACATCAGCTTCCCTTGATGgaattaaatgaaattgtTGTAAGTAGACAGTCTCATACCATTCCAAGAAATCATCATCTACAATTTTTAAACCTAGAGCAATAGGTTCGGCACTGGTACAGCCGATTTCAAATAGCTCGGATAATTTAATGGTTTCTCCTGTTGAAAACTTGTATACAATTCTTTCAGGTTCCTTGTTAAGTTTTTCCCATATGAACTCACTCAACTGCCTTTGGGTAATACATCCACTTAGTAAGAAATTGCAATCCACTTTACGGGAATTGTAGAAATCTCTATAAGGAACTTTCTTATTCTCTAGTATTTCCGTTTTCGATTTCAAATGTTGGAACAACTCGAATTTATCATTTAGGTAtgatattcttttcttagCGAGGTTATCAAAATGATTGTTTTGTAAAAGTTCGacaacaaaatcaaaatcttctCTAAATTCCGCAAAATCGGGTATCTTTTGATAGAAATTAAAGTCACAAAACTTGCGTGATGGATCACTAGCGTTATCATCATCGATCTTCTTTTTATGTTTCTTTAAAGCTTTTTTATACAAATCATAGTCAAAAAACTCTCCCGTATGGTGAACCCCACCAAGAAATTTTGCTGAAGTTTGGTTTGGTTTAACAGCTTCAGGCAAATTGATTAAATCCTCTTCGTCATCAAATTCGTTTCTTGCGCTAACATAGTAACTTTGTTTCTCTTCCTTTTGCTCTTCTAATGTTAAtcttttatcattttcatatttccAAAATTTTGGTAGCGGTTTAGGATAAACAAATGCTCttttatcatcaaatttaacATTTGAAGCACTATTCTGATACGAGTTCACCACATACTTCGTTCTTGACATCACTATCTTGTTGAAGGGATTATTCTCGGCATCGACATCAGCGCTATCTATCTCCCTGGCTCGCACAGGTCTTGCATTGTATGAGACATGTTCTATtcctttcaaaatattcagCATGGGATTATCTGATATAGTAGAGCACTTGGTCCTgatctcttcttctccttgaGGATCCCAATACATTGGCGAACCAGCTTCCATCTGCTGATCAAAAGCAGTGCCCAAGGAAATCATATCCAGATCATCAATTGAAATCTTATTAGTCTGCACTAATTTGTTCAAGTTCGCTGATGGAACAATACCTTTCCCTTTAAGGGAGTCAGCAATCTTTGCTGTGCTGTCAGCTGTCACAGCATGTTCGTAGTCATCGTGAAGTAGCGATGGTCTCCTTTGCAATACTGATGGCGCCATTATACTTGTGACCAATATTTCTCTTCAATTATCTGTACCTGTTCTTGACACAGTTCCGAATAGCTTAATTGAATCTGGAATAGTTATTGAAAACCTCTCGAGACTATTACTTTTAGTATAAATAGTTATTAGCGTATTATCGAAGGGGGGGTGAGTCCTTCGTTAGGGGTAGATGTCTGATGTAAGTTTGTGCAGGGTAAACTTGCTCAGAGTAGTGTACCACATTAAAGGGCAAAGGATGGCATTAAAGAGCAGTATGAATGAGTACTGTTCATCAAAATCTTATATTGGTTTTTATTCTGCATTACAATATAATCTTCTCATGCAACATGCTTGTAATGATATGTATACataaatatcaattttgaaacttCAAAATAGGTATTTCCCAAGTATTTTACGGCTCACTTGTCACATATCTTGACTGAAACTCTCATTACCATTACCAAATGTTTGATTACAGATATTGATTATATAGGACAGCATAAGCTACATCAAAATTCAAGTTTGTCTTCTATTCAAGTAGCTATTACGTTTCATTAGCAATATAGCCTTGGTATACATGTATGCCTGAGTTTTTCTCTAAATAACATAACATAAAAAGCTCGTATGGCGCAGTGGTAGCGCAGCAGATTGCAAATCTGTTGGTCCTTAGTTCGAACCTGAGTGCGAGCtctgttttttttccatttttttagCTTTATATTATAGTTGTTAAACTAAATGGTGCAGTAGTCATAGTGTTTTTAAGGTATTCTTTTTAGATTTCTTATTAGTATTCAGTACTTTTGAAATCATTGATAAGTTATATATGTTACTTGTCCTGATATATAAGCGATGAAAAATGCATTTTTTGGCTTATGCTAaagatatttatatttattataagTTATTTGATTATGCTATTGATAGAAGTTGAGCCTCCATAATCTGATCTTACCTTGTTCGTTACCTACCGCTAACATTTCACCATTAGATGAAATGGCAACACTTGTCACTTTACCCAATGGGGTACCGCTTGTGGGCCAATTCGAGAAAACTTTCCCTGATGGTAAGTGTACTAATCTTAAGGCATCTTTTATAGCTCTGGATGACATACAAAGGATTTGGCCATCAGGAGAAAAGTTCAATGAGGAAATAGAGGTCGTTAGTTGATCTAATGTGGCAATTGGAGAAATGGCTGCGTTTTTGAGATCTGCGTTACTACGAATGGCACTTCTATCATAGACATTTACAAAGCCACTCTCACTACCAATTGCTAGCCATCTGTTTTGTCTTATTTTTCTAGAACTCATTGGTAATAAGTGATCTGAACTTgtaccaccaccaacttGGATGGTGGTAATACCGATACCACCATTGTCTTTCCACCTGCGGattatttcattgtttttgCTTAAATTGAATTCCCATATTTCACCATAAGTGTTTGTAACAATTAGAATTGTCTGGAATCTACCCTTCGATATTGGCTGATAGTCAATGCAGAAATCGACCAGATTTCCTTCTATCTTGCATCCAGTTATCCAAACACCAGAGTTTGCATCGATGATATTTATCCAACCGCTACCACCCTGTAATACAACTATACCTTGAGAAGAATTGGTAGTAAAGTTATATAGATAACCAACTTTAAACTTCTCAAAGGATCTCTGGGTCTCTTCGTGACCATACATTCTGGAGAATTTATCAATCTTGGCGACTGATGCCGCCTTTTCAGAACGGGCATTGTTGAAGGAAGCAGACAAGTCCCAAGAATGCATGTAGCGTCTTCTACCACctgtatatattttttgctCTTGTGGCAGTTTGCTGGAGGTGTTGTTATGAGAAACGTAAAAGCAACAAGTTTGCACGGGAGTGCCTTTCAAGTACACACTTGTAACTAATGGATTAGATTTACCATCGATATGATAAAGTCTTAAAGTTCTATCGTAACCACCGCTTAGTAAAAGTGGTTTGGAAGGATGAAAGGAAAGCGATTGGATTGCCGAATGTGATGCGTGACTGGCATTGGCGTCCTTTAATCTCAGTATATCCAAGCTCTTTTCCGGTAAGAGTTTGGTTGTTATATTATCCCTATATGTAAATGTACTCTCCAATATCTTTGACAAGGCATTTACGTCACCATTTATCACAGAGTTCAGTTGTTCTGAGTTGCTATCGTAGTCGCCATCGCTCAGATCACCTTCACTGTCAGAGATCGAATCAGCCCATTGTGGTCTGggatatattttttcaaactGAGCTCTTAATCTTCTCACATAGTCAGCACCACTAATATGACTGTCCTGGTAATTTTGTCTCAGTTTCTTTGTCCTGTTATTGGAGGTAATCGGTACCGACAATTTCTCATCATCGGAGTCCACCCAcgcttgttcttcttcctcgTCACTAGTCATTCCTTCGTCATTATCAGATGCACTATCGCCATTGTCATCAACATCCATCTCTTCACCGTCACCTTCACCGTCATCGACGTAGAACAGTTGGTCATCTGCTAATTGCTC includes the following:
- the ARG2 gene encoding acetyl-CoA:L-glutamate N-acetyltransferase (CAGL0H02871g~Ortholog(s) have acetyl-CoA:L-glutamate N-acetyltransferase activity, role in ornithine biosynthetic process and mitochondrial matrix, mitochondrial membrane localization), whose product is MWAHLFKHGFKYEQQNSLSKSLILSVLNSTATKREAKDYLIKYANGSSNYHYLLLIRNIATQSERSLHRLSDSIRRLKFLGISPVCVLLPSGRIQTEVEKMDKLITLSQLKPLVLDYGLSRAFDGSYESIMQTALDTEYCTTRGIVPIVKPYIYDQSTASRGLISDPVLFMDQLSRDSSLKFDKFFILNRSGGIPSGERNQNSHIFINLSQEYQKIHRTLTSSIRTIVERQPRSEDLLDRLELYVRESDIISLEAEYKEHMENLQLMNTVLSNLSSSATGVITTINAASSPSDTVNPLVHNLLTDRSIISSSLPRFKNKSGNFLSPSGQDWYEMPVEIETDEETLQGEDSVFVTTVLKKGVDIKEFDYSHLTSENTVNLPKQFQIKLHDESTYNNSCSKYKLDLVKFKNIIDKSFGRELDLNHYLNRINGKIASIIIIGDYEGIAILTYEGPPDNKFVYLDKFAVLPHLKGSLGISDIIFNLMFKKFPREVVWRSRANNVVNKWYFQRSVAVLDLSMELDEGDMQESEFKLFYHGDPESSLKSIVAIDRLRDLAKYVRNIKPSWVK
- a CDS encoding metallo-dependent hydrolase superfamily protein (CAGL0H02893g~Ortholog(s) have mitochondrion localization), coding for MAPSVLQRRPSLLHDDYEHAVTADSTAKIADSLKGKGIVPSANLNKLVQTNKISIDDLDMISLGTAFDQQMEAGSPMYWDPQGEEEIRTKCSTISDNPMLNILKGIEHVSYNARPVRAREIDSADVDAENNPFNKIVMSRTKYVVNSYQNSASNVKFDDKRAFVYPKPLPKFWKYENDKRLTLEEQKEEKQSYYVSARNEFDDEEDLINLPEAVKPNQTSAKFLGGVHHTGEFFDYDLYKKALKKHKKKIDDDNASDPSRKFCDFNFYQKIPDFAEFREDFDFVVELLQNNHFDNLAKKRISYLNDKFELFQHLKSKTEILENKKVPYRDFYNSRKVDCNFLLSGCITQRQLSEFIWEKLNKEPERIVYKFSTGETIKLSELFEIGCTSAEPIALGLKIVDDDFLEWYETVYLQQFHLIPSREADVQLEGKELRFFLLAKTFLEFDNILEGEYFAEVFIKYTVHTWEKSKYQLGQVSVDFQFYDSQEDNWWYKFSNWIKRWNLISYNIRWNVQISRVYSKLFKLGRVTCFNDMLDMIFKPIFDHTNNSDNNPDFHYFITNICSLDLVISENDDYLWKEFSDINQTPAEWVAQGDNPPVAYYMYYIYQRLGHFNYMMNRRSEPCITLRCYCSDLDNRSSQFTDRYITDQTESLICNLLLCNGGLMNAEYIWSAPALLTYLFYLLQVPVIIAPLSSVTMPSMQLERQGRKYKSDLSSLTGFCQGEITKRDITVSDDHSYGSNPFMRMFKLGMKTSLSSNSVLFNSSYTMEPMIEEYSVAASIYLLNAADLCELARNSVIACGYEGWYKAHWSGISVRPDKYFKENVGGVDVWYDTAEDTSIKHNVPMIRRQYRRDTLDQEWDFLEELFN
- the UTP18 gene encoding Utp18p (CAGL0H02937g~Ortholog(s) have role in endonucleolytic cleavage in 5'-ETS of tricistronic rRNA transcript (SSU-rRNA, 5.8S rRNA and LSU-rRNA), more); this translates as MSKSAVDMKQVPPPDEEEELLAKLVFGDTTDFHSGLADFDTEFALNEEKKLNEEDNIADGESSSGSGEDEEGDAMEQLADDQLFYVDDGEGDGEEMDVDDNGDSASDNDEGMTSDEEEEQAWVDSDDEKLSVPITSNNRTKKLRQNYQDSHISGADYVRRLRAQFEKIYPRPQWADSISDSEGDLSDGDYDSNSEQLNSVINGDVNALSKILESTFTYRDNITTKLLPEKSLDILRLKDANASHASHSAIQSLSFHPSKPLLLSGGYDRTLRLYHIDGKSNPLVTSVYLKGTPVQTCCFYVSHNNTSSKLPQEQKIYTGGRRRYMHSWDLSASFNNARSEKAASVAKIDKFSRMYGHEETQRSFEKFKVGYLYNFTTNSSQGIVVLQGGSGWINIIDANSGVWITGCKIEGNLVDFCIDYQPISKGRFQTILIVTNTYGEIWEFNLSKNNEIIRRWKDNGGIGITTIQVGGGTSSDHLLPMSSRKIRQNRWLAIGSESGFVNVYDRSAIRSNADLKNAAISPIATLDQLTTSISSLNFSPDGQILCMSSRAIKDALRLVHLPSGKVFSNWPTSGTPLGKVTSVAISSNGEMLAVGNEQGKIRLWRLNFYQ